TGGGATCGGTCGACGACAATCGCCCGGTCTGCGCGCCGGTCAGCGAGTAACTGGTATGGACGCGGCCCGTCGCAGGGTTGATCTGCTCCTGCAACGTATCGGTATAGGTGTTCTTGAGCTTGGTGAGCTGGCGCCATTCGAGCACCTTGGTCGCGATCTCCGCGCCCGGCGAATCCCGGTCGGCCGCCAGCCGTTCCAGTTCGTTGACGTCGGTCGAATAGACGCCGCTCTTGCCCTTGCGGCCGCCCTTCAGGCCCATGCGCTCGAACAGCACGTCACCCAGCTGCTTGGGACTGCCGATCGTGAACGGCCCGCCGGCAAGGTCGTGGACGACGCCTTCCAGGCTGGCGATCTGCGTGGCGAAGTCGCCCGACAGCTGCGCCAGCTTCTCGCGATCGACCTTGACGCCGCGTGCCTCCATCCGGGCGATCACCGCGACCAGCGGCCGGTCGACCATCTGGTAGACGCGCGTGCCGCTCTCCACCGGCAGGCGTGCGGCGAACCGTCGCCACAATCGCAGCGTCACGTCGGCATCCTCGGCGGCGTATTTCGTCGCCGCCTTCAGATCGACCTCGTGGAAGCCTAGCGCTTTCTTGCCGGTGCCGACGACGTCCTTGTACGCGATGCAGCTGTGCGACAGGTGCGTCGCGGCGAGTTCGTCCATGCCGTGCCCGTGCAGTCCGGCATCGAGATCGAAGCTCATCACGATCGTGTCGTCATAGGGCGCGACCCGGACGCCCAGCCGCCCGAGCACGATCATGTCGTACTTCAGGTTGTGGCCGATCTTGAGGACGCTCGGATCCTCCAGCAGCGGCTTCAGCTTCGCCAGCGCGGCCTCCATGCCAAGCTGCGGCGGCTTTTCGGCGAACATGTCGGTGCCGCCATGCGCCAGCGGCACGTAACAGGCGAGATTGGGCGCCAGCGCCATCGACACGCCGACCAGCTCGGCGAGCATCGGATCCTTCGCGGTCGTCTCGGTATCGATCGCGACCCAGCCCTGGTGCCGCGCGACGGTGATCCAGCGATCCAGCGCACCCTCGTCGACGACCGTCTCGTAGCCGTCGTGATCGCATGCTGGCTCGTCGTCGTCGAACGCGACGTCGGTCGGCGATTCGGCAACGGGCGCATCGGCCACCTCGCCCAGACGCGAGAGCAAAGAGCGGAAACCGTGATGGTCGAGGAAGGCACGCAAAGGCGCGTCGGGAATGCCGTCCGCCAGCGACAGTTCCTCCAGCGGCTGCGGCAGCGGCACGTCGCAGGCAAGCTCGACCAGCTTGCGGCTGAGCCTCGCCGCGCCCGCATGCTCGATCAGATTGTCGCGCAGCTTCCCCTTCTTCATGCCTTCCGCCGCGGCGAGCACGCCCTCGACATCGCCATGCTCCAGGATCAGCTTGGCCGCGGTTTTCGGCCCGACGCCCGGCACGCCCGGCACGTTGTCGACGCTGTCACCCATCAGCGCGAGCACGTCGCCCAGCTTCTCCGGCCCGACGCCGAACTTCTCGACGACCGCGTCCGGCCCCAGTCGGCGGTTGTTCATCGTGTCGAGCATGTCGACCGACGGATCGGTCATCAGCTGCATCAGGTCCTTGTCGGAACTGACGATCGTCACCTGCCATCCCTGCGCCAGCGCCGCCTTGGTGTAGCTGGCGATCAGGTCGTCCGCCTCCCACCCCTGTTCCTCGATGCACGGCAGCGAGAAGGCGCGCGTCGCGTCGCGGATCATCGGGAATTGCGGGACCAGGTCCTCGGGCGGCGGCGGGCGGTGCGCCTTGTACTGGCCGTAGAGTTCGTTGCGGAACGTCTGGCTCGACTTGTCGAGGATGACCGCCATGTGCGTCGGCCCGTCCGCCTTGTGGAGGTCGTCGGCGAGCTTCCACAGCATCGTCGTATAGCCATAGACCGCGCCCACCGGCTCGCCATGCTTGTTGGTGAGCGGCGGCAGCCGGTGGTAGGCGCGGAAGATATAGCCCGAGCCGTCGACGAGATAGAGATGGGGCATCGCCCCTGCCGCTTAGCCGACTAGCGGGGTCGGACCAACCCGTTCCGGCAGGCTGCGGCACGGATATGGCAGGAGTGTGGCCTTCCCGTCACCTATCCTCCCCGGCACGGGGAGGGGGACCAGCGAAGCTGGTGGAGGGGGCTCACCTCGGACGCTGCGCTGCGTGGCGATCCCCCTCCGTCAGCGCTGGCGCGCTGCCACCTCCCCGCGAGCGGGGAGGATACGTCACCCCCGCGATCCTTCGGCATAGTCGGCGACCGCCGCCGCGACGCCGGCGATCAGTTCCTGCCGCTCGCGGATCGGACGGCGGCTGTCGCCGATCATCACCGCGATCGCGTAGCGGCGGCCATCGGGCGCGGTCAGCAGGCCGACGTCGTTGAAGCCCGCGTTGCGGCTGCCCAAATCCTGCCCCGTCCCGGTCTTGTGCGCGATCTTCCATCCCGCAGGCAGCGCCGAACGCAGCCGGGCGCGACCGGTGATCGAGGCGCCCATCGTATCGAGCAGGATGCGCGTCGACGTCTCGGTGAACAATTCCCCGCGCGCCAGCCGGGCGAGCGCATCGGCGATCGCGAGCGGCGCGGCGCCATCGGGGGGATCGTTGACATAGGCGTCGAGCGCGGCGGCGCGTACGGCGGGCGACAGGCGCGAACGCGCCGCCTCGAACCCGCCGCCCGTCGCCATCGTCGCCTGGTTCCAGGTGAGCCCCGCGGTTTGCGCCTGCAACAGGCGCTCGCCCGGGCCGAAGCGGATGTCGCCCAGCTGCTTGCGCTCGATCATGGCGCGTACCGCGGCGGGCCCGCCGACATAGGTCAGCAGCCGATCGTTGGCGGTATTGTCGCTCATCGTCAGTGCGCGGCGCAGCAATTCGCCGACCGTGGTGTGATAGCCATCGCCCTTCACCAGCATCGCGATCGGCTGATGGAAGAGCGTCAGATCCTCGCGCCGCACGACGATCGGATCGTCGAGCCGCGCCTTGCCCTGGTCGCGCAGGTCGAGCAGCGTCATCGCCACCCACAATTTGCTGACCGATTGTTGCGGCATGCGCGTGCGGGCGCCGGGGGACGCGACCGTCCAGCCTTCGTCCACCGCGCGGATCGCGATGCCGAACTTGCCATCGAAGCCGGCCGCGAGGCGATCGATCCGCTCGACCAGCTGCGCGGGCGCGACGCGGCGCGCGGGCGGCGCGACCGCGGGGATCGGGATCGACACCTCGACCGGCGGCGAGACGACGGGCGCGCGCGCGCTGCCGGCGGGGCGCTGGGTCGAACCGCAGGCGGCGGCGAGCATGAGACAGAGAAGGGGGGCCGAGCGGCCGAACGCGGACATACGGATGGTGAAGGGCCTCGTCGCGAGTGCGGTTCCGACCCTTATCTGCGGATCGCCGCGGGGAAACCGGGGGCGGCGGTCGCTGCGACGAGCCGCCGCTCTGTCGCGCCGAATCGCGCGCCGGTGGTTCAGATCAGCGCGAGTTCCGCCAGCCGGCCGACCAGCGCGGGGGGCAAAGCGGCAAGGCCCGTCGCATCGCCACCGAGATCGGCGGGCGCATCGCCCGGCTCGAGATAGCGCCAGCCCTGATGCGCGCGCTTGGGCCGCGCCTGGACGAGGATGAGCGCGGGATCGATATGGATCGCGACGCGCCCGCCTTCCGCCTCGCCGAAATGCAGGATCGGCGACCGTGCGACGAGCTGATGCTTGACGATCCAGAACAGCGACCCTTGCCCCGCCACCTCCTCGTGCCGCTTGGGCAGGTAGCGCGTGGTCAGGAACACCGGGCCATCGGCGGCGCGCGCGGTCAGGCGGTCGGCGAGCTGGTCGACGCTGGTCGCGCCGAACGCCACTTTGGTGAGGTGAAGCGCCATGGTCGGCAGCCCATGTGGGTCAACTGCCCAACCCCCACAAGGTCGCAAGGCCGAGGAAGGAGAAGAAGCCCATGACGTCAGTCGCCGTGGTCACGAACACCGCGGAGGACACGGCGGGATCGACGTTCGCCTTGTCGAGCGCGACGGGAACGACGACGCCGACGATCCCGGCGACGAGGCTGTTGATCATCATCGCGAGCGCGAAGACGAGCGACAGTTGCGCGTTGCCGAGGATGACGTAGCTGCCGAGCGCACCGACCAGGCCGAGCGCGACGCCGTTGCACAAGGCGATGCGGAATTCGCGCACCAGCATGCGCAGCGTGTTGGAACTGGTCAGCTGGTTGGTGGCGAGCGCGCGCACCACCACCGCCAGCGTCTGCGTCCCGGCATTGCCGCCGAGCGCAGAGACGATCGGCATCAGCGCGGCGAGCAGCGCGAAGCGGCCGATCTCGCCCTGGAACAGCCCGACGACGGACGCGGAGAGGATCGTCGCGCCGAGATTGACGACCAGCCAGGCGACGCGGCTCCTCACGGTCAGCCGGATCGGCTCGTTGATGTCGCCTTCGCCCGCGCCCGACAGGCGCAGCGCGTCCTCGCCCGCCTCCTGCTGGATGATGTGGACGATGTCGTCGACGGTGATCATGCCGACCAGCCGCTCGTCGTCGTCCACCACCGCGGCCGAGATCAAAGCATATTTCTGGAAGCGGAGCGCGACCTCTTCCTGATCCATATCGACCGGGATCAGCGTCTGTTCGCGCTTCATCACGTCCGACATGGCGATGCCGCGCGGCGTGCGCAGGATCCACGACAATTGGCAGGTGCCGACGGGGTGATGGCCGGCATCGACGACGAAGATTTCCCAGAAATCGGTCGTCAGTTCCTCGTGGCTGCGCAGGAAATCGATGACGTCGCCGACGGTCCAATGCTCGGGCACCGCGATCAGCTCGCGCTGCATCAGGCGGCCGGCGGACTCCTCGGGGTAGGACAAAGCCTCCTCGATCGCGGCGCGATCGTCGGGGTCGAGCGCGCGCAGCACGGCGCGCTGCTCGTCCTCGTCCATATCCTCGATGATCGCGACCGCGTCGTCGGTGTCGAGCGCCGCGGCGATGTCCGCGACCTGATGCGGCTCGAGCGCATCGATCAGCGTCTCGCGGACGTAATCGTTCATCTCGGCGAAGACGTCGCCGTTCAGCTGGTCGGCGACCGCGCGCGCGAGGGGGCCGCGATCCTCCTCCGGCACGATCTCGAAAAGGTCGGCGAGGTCGGCGGGGTGGAGCGGCTCGACGAGCTCGCGCGCTTCCTCGTCGTTATGCTCGCGCACCGCCTCGAGCACCGCATCGACGAATTCGGGACGCAGCCGGTCGTCCTCGTCGAGTTCGGTCTCGCCGTCCTCGTCGATCACCTCGGGAAGTTCGTGCTCGCTCATCGCCGCCTCCCTTCCGGTTCGCGCGCGGCCG
This portion of the Sphingomonas sp. FARSPH genome encodes:
- a CDS encoding serine hydrolase, with the translated sequence MSAFGRSAPLLCLMLAAACGSTQRPAGSARAPVVSPPVEVSIPIPAVAPPARRVAPAQLVERIDRLAAGFDGKFGIAIRAVDEGWTVASPGARTRMPQQSVSKLWVAMTLLDLRDQGKARLDDPIVVRREDLTLFHQPIAMLVKGDGYHTTVGELLRRALTMSDNTANDRLLTYVGGPAAVRAMIERKQLGDIRFGPGERLLQAQTAGLTWNQATMATGGGFEAARSRLSPAVRAAALDAYVNDPPDGAAPLAIADALARLARGELFTETSTRILLDTMGASITGRARLRSALPAGWKIAHKTGTGQDLGSRNAGFNDVGLLTAPDGRRYAIAVMIGDSRRPIRERQELIAGVAAAVADYAEGSRG
- a CDS encoding DUF1489 family protein, translating into MALHLTKVAFGATSVDQLADRLTARAADGPVFLTTRYLPKRHEEVAGQGSLFWIVKHQLVARSPILHFGEAEGGRVAIHIDPALILVQARPKRAHQGWRYLEPGDAPADLGGDATGLAALPPALVGRLAELALI
- the mgtE gene encoding magnesium transporter; this translates as MSEHELPEVIDEDGETELDEDDRLRPEFVDAVLEAVREHNDEEARELVEPLHPADLADLFEIVPEEDRGPLARAVADQLNGDVFAEMNDYVRETLIDALEPHQVADIAAALDTDDAVAIIEDMDEDEQRAVLRALDPDDRAAIEEALSYPEESAGRLMQRELIAVPEHWTVGDVIDFLRSHEELTTDFWEIFVVDAGHHPVGTCQLSWILRTPRGIAMSDVMKREQTLIPVDMDQEEVALRFQKYALISAAVVDDDERLVGMITVDDIVHIIQQEAGEDALRLSGAGEGDINEPIRLTVRSRVAWLVVNLGATILSASVVGLFQGEIGRFALLAALMPIVSALGGNAGTQTLAVVVRALATNQLTSSNTLRMLVREFRIALCNGVALGLVGALGSYVILGNAQLSLVFALAMMINSLVAGIVGVVVPVALDKANVDPAVSSAVFVTTATDVMGFFSFLGLATLWGLGS
- the polA gene encoding DNA polymerase I — encoded protein: MPHLYLVDGSGYIFRAYHRLPPLTNKHGEPVGAVYGYTTMLWKLADDLHKADGPTHMAVILDKSSQTFRNELYGQYKAHRPPPPEDLVPQFPMIRDATRAFSLPCIEEQGWEADDLIASYTKAALAQGWQVTIVSSDKDLMQLMTDPSVDMLDTMNNRRLGPDAVVEKFGVGPEKLGDVLALMGDSVDNVPGVPGVGPKTAAKLILEHGDVEGVLAAAEGMKKGKLRDNLIEHAGAARLSRKLVELACDVPLPQPLEELSLADGIPDAPLRAFLDHHGFRSLLSRLGEVADAPVAESPTDVAFDDDEPACDHDGYETVVDEGALDRWITVARHQGWVAIDTETTAKDPMLAELVGVSMALAPNLACYVPLAHGGTDMFAEKPPQLGMEAALAKLKPLLEDPSVLKIGHNLKYDMIVLGRLGVRVAPYDDTIVMSFDLDAGLHGHGMDELAATHLSHSCIAYKDVVGTGKKALGFHEVDLKAATKYAAEDADVTLRLWRRFAARLPVESGTRVYQMVDRPLVAVIARMEARGVKVDREKLAQLSGDFATQIASLEGVVHDLAGGPFTIGSPKQLGDVLFERMGLKGGRKGKSGVYSTDVNELERLAADRDSPGAEIATKVLEWRQLTKLKNTYTDTLQEQINPATGRVHTSYSLTGAQTGRLSSTDPNLQNIPIRTEVGRQIRDAFVAEPGNVILAADYSQIELRLAAHMADVPQLREAFARGDDIHSLTAQELFGEVTRDTRASAKTINFAILYGISRWGLAGRLDIGADEAQAMIDRYFERFPGINRYIAETLTQVRERGFTETLFGRKTHFPRIRSKVQHERQGAERAAINAPIQGTSADIIKRAMVRMEPALAAAGLHDVRMLLQVHDELVFELPEGDVAAARPVIEQVMANAAAPAVQLTVPLGIEIGVGPSWGAAH